Proteins co-encoded in one Peptococcaceae bacterium 1198_IL3148 genomic window:
- a CDS encoding carbonic anhydrase, giving the protein MTTLISVNNKSDIYSKYQNTPIAELLEYQNLNKPFEKVDHAKIVVGMCMDNRKSLRIPENFAYVLRSGGGNLRNLEFCVSYAVAVGGVKAIALIGHNYCGMVNLAAKEEKFVNGLVAAGWEYQAAVDHYKHFAPHYEICNELDFLQTETKRLRDRYPKILVAPLMYQLEDNRLYLLDEDR; this is encoded by the coding sequence ATGACAACACTTATTAGTGTTAATAACAAGTCAGATATTTACAGTAAATATCAAAATACGCCTATAGCTGAATTATTAGAATACCAGAACCTTAACAAACCTTTTGAAAAAGTAGATCATGCCAAAATTGTTGTTGGAATGTGTATGGATAACCGTAAAAGCTTACGCATCCCCGAAAACTTTGCCTATGTTCTCAGAAGTGGTGGCGGCAACCTGCGCAACTTAGAATTTTGCGTTTCATATGCGGTGGCCGTCGGTGGGGTAAAGGCCATTGCCTTAATAGGTCACAACTACTGTGGCATGGTTAATTTGGCTGCCAAGGAAGAAAAATTTGTCAATGGACTGGTGGCGGCTGGTTGGGAATACCAAGCAGCAGTAGATCACTATAAACATTTTGCACCCCATTACGAAATTTGCAACGAACTAGATTTTTTACAAACTGAAACCAAAAGGTTGCGCGATAGATATCCTAAAATATTAGTGGCGCCCTTAATGTACCAGCTGGAGGATAATAGATTATATTTGCTAGACGAAGACAGATAA